Below is a genomic region from Pseudomonas berkeleyensis.
TGCCTGTGCCAGAACCAGGTGCTGTGCATCGATGAGCTCGATGGCGGCCTGCACAGCGTCGCCTGTCTGCCGGAGGGTGGGCGAGCCTGGCGCAGCCTGCTGTGCCTGCCGCTGCATGACGGCGCTGGCCATACCCGTGGCCTGCTGCTGGTGGCCAGCCACGAGCGGCGCATCCTGCAGGGTTTCGCCGCTTCTTTCGCCCAGCTCGGGCGTTTCGCCCTGGCTCAGCTGCACCTGTTGCAGCGTCTGCGCGCACCGGCCGTCGACGGTGAAACCAGCAGCGAAACCGTCTCCCCTGCCCCTGGCACACCCTGCGCCAGCGGCTACGGCTTGCTCGGCCAGAGCCAGGCCATGCGCCGCGTCTATCAGTTGATCGGCAAGGTGCTGCACAGCCCGGTCAGCGTGTTGCTGACCGGCGAGACCGGCACCGGCAAGGAACTGGTCGCCCGCGCCATCCATGATTGCGGTGCGCGGCGCAGCAAGGCGTTCATCGTGCAGAACTGCGCAGCGCTGCCGGAAAACCTGCTGGAGAGCGAACTGTTCGGCTATCGCAAGGGCGCTTTCACTGGCGCTGACCGCGACAAACCGGGCCTGTTCGATGCGGCCGATGGCGGCACGCTGTTCCTCGACGAGATCGGCGATATGCCGCTGACGCTGCAGGCCAAGCTGCTGCGTGTGCTGCAGGAAGGCGAAGTGCGCCCGCTGGGCAGCAGCGAGACGCACAAGGTCGACGTGCGCATCGTCGCCGCGACTCACCAGGAGCTGCGCAAGCGTGTCGAGGAAGGGAGCTTCCGCGAAGACCTGTTCTATCGCCTGTCGCACTTCCCCATCGAGCTGCCGGCGCTGCGTGAGCGCGACGAGGACATCCTGCTGCTCGCCCGGCACTTCGCCAGCACCGCCAGCGGCCTGCTGCAGCGTGACGCCTGCCGTTGGAGCGATGCCGCGCTGGAACACCTGGCCGGTTATGCCTTCCCCGGCAACGTGCGCGAGCTCAAGGGTCTGGTCGAGCGCGCGGTGCTGCTCTGCGAGGGCGGTGAGCTGCTGCCTGAGCACTTCAACCTGGAGCAGACCCAGAGCACCGATAACGCGCCGCTGAGCCTGCGCGAGCGCATGGATCGGCTCGAACGCAACCTGCTGCTCGACTGCCTGCGCAAGAACCGCGGCAACCAGACCAACGCCGCCAACGAGCTGGGTCTGCCTCGACGCACCCTGCTGTACCGCATGCAGCGGCTGAAGATCAGCCCGAGCGAGGTCTGAGCATGCCTGCCCATCTTCTACCCACTGTCACCCAAGGAGCGCATTCCATGCTGCATCGCTATCGGACGGCCGCCCTGCTGGCCCTGGCCATCGCCCTGGCCGGCTGCACTGGCAATTACAAGTTCAGCGACGACCAATACCGCCCGCTGGGCGACCCGCAAGCCGAGAAACGCGGCCACTGACCGCAAGGAGTAGGTTCACCATGGAACTGGTATTCGATGTGGTCAGCGCGCAGCAGTTCGTGCCAGGTCTGTTGACCACCAAAACCTTCAAACAGGCCGGCGGCGTGATCGGTCGTGCCGACGAGTGCGACTGGGTGATTCCCGATCGCAAGCGCATCCTCTCCAGTCGGCATGCGGAAGTCAGCTATCGCGATGGCGCCTTCTACCTGACCGACACCAGCAGCAATGGCATCCAGCTCAAGGACAGCGGTGCCAGCCTGGCCAAGGGCAGCCCGCAGCGGATCGAGCATGGCAGCGTGTATTGCCTGGGCGACTTCGAAATTCGCGCACGGCTGGTTCAGGATCCGGCCATGTTCGAAGGGGATATCGGTCTGCCGCAGGCCGCCGGCAGCATCATCCCGGATGATGCTTTCCTCGACCTCGATCCGCTCACCGCGCTGGATCAGCAGGAGCGCGTGTACGCCGAGGTGGACGACCTCACCGCCGTGCTGCGCCCCAGCACCGCACAGGCGCAGCAGCGCGACTACGCGCAGATCGACGAGGAAAACCTGCTGGTGCCCGAGCTGGTGATGCCGACACCTGCGCCGCAACCGAAAGTCGCCCCGGAACCCGAACGCCTGCCGCCGACCTTCTGGGAGAAGTTCTCCGATGCCCTCGGCGTGCGTGTCGACGACCTTGATGACGATGCCCGCGAAGCGCTGGCGCTGAATGCCGCCAAGCTGCTCAAGCAGAGCGTCGGCAGCCTGCAGCAGGCGCTGCGTACCCGCAGCGAGCTGAAGAACGAACTGCGTCTGGCGCTGACCACGGTGCAGAGCGCTGGCAACAACCCGCTCAAGCATGGCCTGGATACCAGCGAGACGCTGACCGCGCTGCTGCGTGGCGGCAAGCCTGGCCAACTACCGGCCGAGCAAGCCATCAACCGCAGCTTCCGCGACCTGCAGGCGCACCAGGTGGCGCTGCTCGCGGCCAGCCGCGCAGCCGTTCAGGGCATGTTCGAACAGTTCGCCCCGGAGCAACTGACCATGCGTTTCGAGCGTAACGGTCGCAAGCCGTTGCTGCCGACCGATGGCGGCCGCTGGCGCGCCTACCGCCGCCTGCATGCCTCGCTGGAGCAGAACGACGACTGGAGCGATCGCCTGTTCGCCCGTGATTTCGCCAGTGCCTACGAAGAGCAGGTTCGCCTGATCGCCACCCTCAATACCGACCTTCAAGGATGAACACCATGCCTCGCCTGCTTTCCCTGGCCCTGTGCGCCGTGCTGCTGACACTCGCCGGCTGCGCCGCGATGTCGCCTTACTCGACCATGACCAAGCTGGATCTGAGCCTCACCGGCAGTGATCAGCTCAACCCGGATCTGCACGGTCGCCCCTCGCCCATCGTGCTGCGGCTGATCGAACTCAAGCACCCGGTGGCCTTCGAGAACGCCGATTTCTTCTCCCTCTACCAGCGGCCCAAGGAAGCCCTGGCGCCTGATCTGGTGACCCTGGAAGAACTCGAGCTGCGCCCGGGTGAAACCCGTGAGTTGAAGGTTTCGGTGCAGGAAGGCAGCCGCTACGTCGCTGTGCTCGCCGCCTATCGCGACCTGCCGGAAGCCAACTGGCGCTACGTGATCGCGATCAACGAGCAGCAGCGCAACGTCGCCAACCTACGCCTCGACGAGCGCGGCATTCGCAACCTGGATGACCCGCAGGAGCGCAGCCGATGAGCCAGCATAAAGTCATCTGGCAGGAAGGCATGCTGCTGCGCCCGCAGCACTTCCAGCAGAACGATCGTTACTTCGATCACCAGCTCAAGGTGCGTACGCAGAAGCTGGACAGCTATGCCTGGGGCTTCTTCGAACTGGAGATCGACCGCCAGTTCCTCAACATGGGCAAGCTGGTGGTGAGCAAGGCCAGCGGCGTGCTGCCCGACGGCAGCCTCTTCGACCTTGGCGCCGAGCGCGAGCCGCTGGGCCTGGACGTGCCGCCGAACACCGGCAACACCCCGGTCTACCTGGCGCTACCGCTGGTTACCGGCAACCACATCGAGAGCCGCCGCCCGGAGCAGCGTGACGTGCTGGCGCGCTATGTCGCCTTCGACGAGGAAGTGGCTGACTGCAACGCCGGCGACAGCAGTGTCAGTCAGGTCAGCACTGGTCGCCCGGACTTCCGCCTGCTGCTCGGCGAGCAGCAGAGCGACCAGGCCTATGTGAAGCTCAAGCTGTGCGACGTGCTCGACACCACGCCGGACGGGGTGATCAGCCTCGACCCGGAATTCAGCCCGACCTACGTCAACTTCCAGGCCTCCGGCTACCTGCTGAGCTGCCTCAAGGAAGTGATCAGCATGCTCGCCCACCGTGGCGACATCCTCGCCGAGCGCATTCGCGCCACCGGCAAGGTGGGTGGCGCCGAGGTCGGCGACTTCATGATGCTGCAACTGATCAACCGCTACGAGCCGATCCTGCGTCATCACCTGGGCGTCGAGCAGGTGCACCCGGAGCAGATCTACCGTGAGCTGGTCGGCCTGCTCGGCGAATTGGCCACTTTCTCCAGCGAGACCAAGCGCCCGCGCCTGGAAGGCCGCTACCTGCACAGCGACCAGGGCCTGAGCTTTCGCAAGCTGATGGACGCCATCCGCCAGGTGCTGTCGATGGTGCTCGAACAGCACGCCATCGAGATGCTCCTGCAGCAGCGCCAGTACGGCATCCAGGTGTCGCCGCTGCACGACCACAAGCTGCTCGGCACCTCCAGTTTCGTGCTCGCAGCCAGCGCCCAGTGCGACTCCGAGGAGCTGCGCCAGCGCCTGCCGGCGCACCTCAAGGTCGGTCCGGTGGAGCGCATTCGTCAGCTGGTCAACCTGCACCTGCCGGGGATCAAGGTCAAACCGCTGCCGGTGGCGCCACGGCAGATTCCCTTCCACTCGGGCAAGACCTACTTCGCCTTGGAGCTCAGCTCCGAGGAACTGGCGCAGCTGGAACGCTCCGGCGGCTTCGCCTTCCACGTGTCCGGCGAGTTCTCCGGGCTTGAGCTGAAATTCTGGGCGATCAGGAACTGACCATGACAACCAAGGAAATGGAATACGGCCAGGATGACAAGACGGTCATCCTCAACCGCAAGGGTGAATCGCGCGCAGAAAGCCCGCTGACCGACTTCAGCGCGCCGCCGAAATTCGAGCAGTTGGAAGAACGCATGATCTTCGCCGCGCGCCTGCGCCCGGCAGAGAGCTTCAACATCAGCCTCAACCCGCTGGTGGCAGCGGCGTCCTCGCTGCTCTCGGAAGTGGTGCGCCTCAAGCACAGCTTCGAGAGCGAGGATCTGGATGCCCTCAATCAGCGCCTGACCCGTGAGATCAAGCTGTTCGAGCACCGCGCCCTGCACGACGGCGCCGAGAGCAGCCAGGTGATGGCCGCCCGCTACGTGCTGTGCACCGTGGTCGACGAGGCGGTGGTGACCACGCCCTGGGGCAACGAGAGCCAGTGGTCGCAGATGAGTCTGCTGTCCTCGTTCCACAACGAGACCTTCGGCGGCGAGAAGTTCTTCCAGTTGCTCGAGCGCCTGTCGCGCAACCCGGTCAAGCACCTGCCGATGCTGGAGCTGATGTACCTGTGCCTGTCGCTCGGTTTCGAAGGCAAGTACCGCGTGCTGCAGCGCGGCATGCTCGAACTGGAAGCGGTGCGCGACAGCCTCTACAGGCAGATTCGCCAGCTGCGCGGCGACGTGCCGCGCGAAGTCTCACCGCACTGGCAGGGCCTGAAGGACACCCGTCGGCGTCTGGTGCGCATCGTGCCGTGGTGGCTGGTGGCGCTGTTCACCCTGATGTGCCTGGTGATGATGTACGCCGGCTTCGCCTGGGTGCTCGGCGAGCAGCGCGACACCGTTCTCAAGCCGTACCAGCAACTCGACCCGGCCTCGGGTGTCAGCATGGATGACATGAAATGAAGAGCTTCTTCGCCAAACTTGGCGCCTTTTTCCGCAAGACCTGGGTCTGGAGTCTGTTGCTGGTTCTGATCCTTGCGCTGCTGGTGTGGTTCGTCGGCCCGCTGCTGGCGGTCAGTGACTACAAATTCTGGGAGTCGGCCACCAGCCGTCTGCTGACCATCAGCCTGCTATTCCTGCTCTGGGGGCTGGGCATGGTATTCGCCAGCTGGCGCTCCACTGCGCGCAAGAAGGCCGAAGAGAACGATGCCGATGCGCAGGAACGCCTGCGCCGTGAGGAGCAGATCAGCGAGGAGCAGAACGAACTGCGCCATCGCTTCAAGGACGCTCTGCGCACCCTCAAGCGCTCCACCCTGTACCGTGGTCGCAGCGAGAAATGGCGCAACGACCTGCCCTGGTACCTGCTGCTCGGCCCGCAGGGCAGCGGCAAGACCAGTTTGCTGGACTTCTCCGGACTGGACTTTCCGCTCAACCGTGGCGACAACCAGCGTCTGACCAAGGACGTGTCCGGCACCCGTTACGCCGACTGGTACTTCGCCGACCACGCCGTGCTGATCGACACCGCCGGCCGTTACCTGACCCAGCCTGACGCTCAGGTCGATGGCCGCGCCTGGGGCACCTTGTTGGGTCTGCTACGCCAGCGCCGTGCGCGCCCGCTCAATGGTGTGCTGGTGAGCATTCCGGTCGAGCAGCTGCAGGGCGGCAGCGAAGTGGAGCTGGAAACCCTGGCCCGTCAGACCCGTCAGCGCCTGCACGAGATTCATCAGCGCCTGGGCGCCGACGTGCCGGTCTACCTGGTGCTGAGCAAGGCCGACAAGGTGCTGGGCTTCGACGAGTTCTTCGATCAGCTGTCGCGTGAGGAAAGCGAGCAGGTGCTCGGCGCCAGCTTCCGCAAGGAGCAGAACGCCAGCGATGTAAGCGTCGTGCGTCAGGAGTTCGAAGAGCTGCTGCGCCGTCTCAACAGCCAGGTGATCCTGCGTATGCACCAGGAGCGCGATACCCAGCGCCGTGGTCGCATCCTCGACTTCCCGCACCAGCTCGGCCAGATCGGCGAGCGCCTGTGCCTGTTCATCGAACTGGCCTTCGCCGGCAACCGCTACCAGCGTGCCAGCAAGCTGCGCGGCTTCTACCTGACCAGCGCGCCGCAACTCAATGAGCAGCTTGACCCGCTGACAGCCGGCATCGGCCGCAACCTCGGCCTGGCCGGCAGTGCGCTGCCGACCTTCCGCAGTGGTCGTGCACGCTTCATCCACCACCTGCTCAGCCAGGTGATTTTCCCCGAGGCGGAGCTGGCCGGTCTGGATCAGAAGGAAGTGCGCCGCATCGATTGGGGCCAGCGCGCCATGTACGCCACCGCCTTCGCCGTGCTGGCGCTGTTCGGTGTGCTCTGGGCCACCGGCTTCTCGGCCAACCACGGGCGTCTGGAAGAACTGCGCGAAATCGCCCAGAAGCTCACCCGCGAGCACGGTGCGATCAACCCGCAGGACGATGCCCAGCAGGTGCTCAAGGCACTGGACAGCAGCTACGCCGCGACCTTGGTGTTCCCACCCAAGGGCGACGTGTCCTACCTGCAGCGTACCGGTCTGTTCCAGGGCGAAGCGGTCAATCCGTCGTTGCACTCGACCTACCGCGCCGAGTTGGAAAACCTCTTGCTGCCACGCGTGGCGCGCCAGCTGGAAGCGCAGATCCGCGCCAACCTCAGCGACCGCGAACGCCTGCTCGGCAGCCTGCGCGCCTACCTGATGCTCAACCTCGAAGAGCGCCGCGACGCCGACTTTCTCAAGGAGTGGGTCGCTGCCGACTGGTCGCTGCGCTACGCCGGCAACAGCCCGGCACAGCATGGCCTGAACACGCACTTCGCGCGCCTGCTCGATGAGTCGTTCGCGCCCTATGCGCTCAACACCCAGCTGGTCGCCCAGGCGCGTCAGGTGCTGCGCAGCGAGTCGCTGGCCAACGTCGTCTACCGCATGCTGCGTGAGCAGGCGCGTAGCCTGCCGGACTACCGCCTGAGCCAGAAGCTCGGCCCGCAGGCCGGTCTGATCAATGGCAGCGACTACGCCATCCCAGGCTTCTACACCCAGAGCGGTTACAGCAAGACCTTCACTGCTCAGGGCGGCAACCTGGTGCGTGAGATCCTGCGTGACAACTGGGTGCTGGGCGAAGGCGAAACCCTCAGCGCCGGTGACCTCGGTCGCCTGATGGTGGAGCTGGAGCAACTGTACTTCCGTGACTACGGCAACTACTGGGGCGAAGCCATCGCCCAGCTCAGCCTGGAGCCGATCGGCAGCGCTGGGCGTGGTGCCAGCCTGCTGGGTGGTCTGACTGCCGCCAACTCGCCGCTGCTGCAACTGCTGGTGGAAGTGCGCGACAACACCCGCTTCAAGGGACTGGCCGAGGCTGCTGACGACGCCGGTGCCGCCGCTGCCGCGCTGGAAGGCACCAAGGGCAAGTTGGGCAAGGCCGCCAAGCTGGCCAGCGCCGCTGCCGAACAAGCGCAACAGGCTCTGGCCAAGAACACCCCGGACACCGCGCGCAAGACGCTGGAGCGTCGCTTCGAGAGCCTGCACAAGCTGCTCGACGATAACGGCGGTGCCGGTGTCGAACTGGCCGCCGGCCTGCAGGCGCTGGACGAGTTGCAACGCCAGCTGGCCAGTTTGGCCAACGCCGGCGCCAGCGATCAGGCCGCGTTCGAGATGGCCAAGGCGCGCATGGGCGGCAAGCGCGATGCGATCAACCAGGTGCGCAGCGCCGCTGCGCGCTTGCCGCAACCGGTGGGCAACTGGCTGGCGCTGCTGGCCGAGGATAGCTGGACGCTGGTGCTCAATGACGCTTACCACTTCCTCAACCAGCGCTACCAGAGCGAGCTGTACGCCGCCTACGACAACTCGCTGAAGCAGCGTTATCCGTTCACCGCGCACAGCGAAAGCGATGTGGCGGTGGCCGACTTCCGCGAGTTCTTCAAGGCTCAGGGCATCGCCGAACGCTTCTTCGACAGCTACCTGCGTCCCTTCGTCAGCGGCAGCGCCGACGAATACCGCCTGCGTCGCGTCGATGGCCGTGGCCTGCCGCTGTCGCGCGAGTTCCTCCTGCAGATGAGCCGCGCCCAGGTGATCCGCCGCAGCTTCTTCGCCGAAAACCCGGCCGAGCCGCAGGTGCTGTTCAAGCTCGAACCCTACTCGCTGGACTCCAGCCTGAGCCGTGCCGACTTCCGCTTCGGCAAGCAGCAACTGGAATACCGCCACGGGCCGATCGTCGCCACCGCCTTCCGCTGGCCGGCAGCGAGCGAGGAAGACCGCACCAGCCTGGTGGTCGAGGAACTGGGTGGTCGCCGCGTCGGTATCGAGAAGAACACCGGCCCCTGGTCGCTGTTCCGCCTGCTCGACCTGATGGACGTGGACTACCACAGCGGTCGTGACGTGCTGATCCTCAAGGCCAATCTCGGTGGTCTGCACGCCAACTACCTGCTGCACAGCCAGCGCTCGCCGAACCCGTTCGACATCGGCCTGCTGCGCAGCTTCAAGCTGCCGGCGACGCTCTGATGACGGCAGTCGCCAACGCTTGGCG
It encodes:
- the icmH gene encoding type IVB secretion system protein IcmH/DotU, whose amino-acid sequence is MTTKEMEYGQDDKTVILNRKGESRAESPLTDFSAPPKFEQLEERMIFAARLRPAESFNISLNPLVAAASSLLSEVVRLKHSFESEDLDALNQRLTREIKLFEHRALHDGAESSQVMAARYVLCTVVDEAVVTTPWGNESQWSQMSLLSSFHNETFGGEKFFQLLERLSRNPVKHLPMLELMYLCLSLGFEGKYRVLQRGMLELEAVRDSLYRQIRQLRGDVPREVSPHWQGLKDTRRRLVRIVPWWLVALFTLMCLVMMYAGFAWVLGEQRDTVLKPYQQLDPASGVSMDDMK
- a CDS encoding sigma-54-dependent Fis family transcriptional regulator, encoding MFAEVPQPLRYAEALLGRYAELAGAASSERLLANLVRAAAELADCALGQLYLLDHTNTRLTLSAEWLDGLLQPREAASLPSDYDGEQLLQYCLCQNQVLCIDELDGGLHSVACLPEGGRAWRSLLCLPLHDGAGHTRGLLLVASHERRILQGFAASFAQLGRFALAQLHLLQRLRAPAVDGETSSETVSPAPGTPCASGYGLLGQSQAMRRVYQLIGKVLHSPVSVLLTGETGTGKELVARAIHDCGARRSKAFIVQNCAALPENLLESELFGYRKGAFTGADRDKPGLFDAADGGTLFLDEIGDMPLTLQAKLLRVLQEGEVRPLGSSETHKVDVRIVAATHQELRKRVEEGSFREDLFYRLSHFPIELPALRERDEDILLLARHFASTASGLLQRDACRWSDAALEHLAGYAFPGNVRELKGLVERAVLLCEGGELLPEHFNLEQTQSTDNAPLSLRERMDRLERNLLLDCLRKNRGNQTNAANELGLPRRTLLYRMQRLKISPSEV
- the tssK gene encoding type VI secretion system baseplate subunit TssK — protein: MSQHKVIWQEGMLLRPQHFQQNDRYFDHQLKVRTQKLDSYAWGFFELEIDRQFLNMGKLVVSKASGVLPDGSLFDLGAEREPLGLDVPPNTGNTPVYLALPLVTGNHIESRRPEQRDVLARYVAFDEEVADCNAGDSSVSQVSTGRPDFRLLLGEQQSDQAYVKLKLCDVLDTTPDGVISLDPEFSPTYVNFQASGYLLSCLKEVISMLAHRGDILAERIRATGKVGGAEVGDFMMLQLINRYEPILRHHLGVEQVHPEQIYRELVGLLGELATFSSETKRPRLEGRYLHSDQGLSFRKLMDAIRQVLSMVLEQHAIEMLLQQRQYGIQVSPLHDHKLLGTSSFVLAASAQCDSEELRQRLPAHLKVGPVERIRQLVNLHLPGIKVKPLPVAPRQIPFHSGKTYFALELSSEELAQLERSGGFAFHVSGEFSGLELKFWAIRN
- the tssM gene encoding type VI secretion system membrane subunit TssM; the protein is MKSFFAKLGAFFRKTWVWSLLLVLILALLVWFVGPLLAVSDYKFWESATSRLLTISLLFLLWGLGMVFASWRSTARKKAEENDADAQERLRREEQISEEQNELRHRFKDALRTLKRSTLYRGRSEKWRNDLPWYLLLGPQGSGKTSLLDFSGLDFPLNRGDNQRLTKDVSGTRYADWYFADHAVLIDTAGRYLTQPDAQVDGRAWGTLLGLLRQRRARPLNGVLVSIPVEQLQGGSEVELETLARQTRQRLHEIHQRLGADVPVYLVLSKADKVLGFDEFFDQLSREESEQVLGASFRKEQNASDVSVVRQEFEELLRRLNSQVILRMHQERDTQRRGRILDFPHQLGQIGERLCLFIELAFAGNRYQRASKLRGFYLTSAPQLNEQLDPLTAGIGRNLGLAGSALPTFRSGRARFIHHLLSQVIFPEAELAGLDQKEVRRIDWGQRAMYATAFAVLALFGVLWATGFSANHGRLEELREIAQKLTREHGAINPQDDAQQVLKALDSSYAATLVFPPKGDVSYLQRTGLFQGEAVNPSLHSTYRAELENLLLPRVARQLEAQIRANLSDRERLLGSLRAYLMLNLEERRDADFLKEWVAADWSLRYAGNSPAQHGLNTHFARLLDESFAPYALNTQLVAQARQVLRSESLANVVYRMLREQARSLPDYRLSQKLGPQAGLINGSDYAIPGFYTQSGYSKTFTAQGGNLVREILRDNWVLGEGETLSAGDLGRLMVELEQLYFRDYGNYWGEAIAQLSLEPIGSAGRGASLLGGLTAANSPLLQLLVEVRDNTRFKGLAEAADDAGAAAAALEGTKGKLGKAAKLASAAAEQAQQALAKNTPDTARKTLERRFESLHKLLDDNGGAGVELAAGLQALDELQRQLASLANAGASDQAAFEMAKARMGGKRDAINQVRSAAARLPQPVGNWLALLAEDSWTLVLNDAYHFLNQRYQSELYAAYDNSLKQRYPFTAHSESDVAVADFREFFKAQGIAERFFDSYLRPFVSGSADEYRLRRVDGRGLPLSREFLLQMSRAQVIRRSFFAENPAEPQVLFKLEPYSLDSSLSRADFRFGKQQLEYRHGPIVATAFRWPAASEEDRTSLVVEELGGRRVGIEKNTGPWSLFRLLDLMDVDYHSGRDVLILKANLGGLHANYLLHSQRSPNPFDIGLLRSFKLPATL
- the tssJ gene encoding type VI secretion system lipoprotein TssJ, whose product is MPRLLSLALCAVLLTLAGCAAMSPYSTMTKLDLSLTGSDQLNPDLHGRPSPIVLRLIELKHPVAFENADFFSLYQRPKEALAPDLVTLEELELRPGETRELKVSVQEGSRYVAVLAAYRDLPEANWRYVIAINEQQRNVANLRLDERGIRNLDDPQERSR
- the tagH gene encoding type VI secretion system-associated FHA domain protein TagH; its protein translation is MELVFDVVSAQQFVPGLLTTKTFKQAGGVIGRADECDWVIPDRKRILSSRHAEVSYRDGAFYLTDTSSNGIQLKDSGASLAKGSPQRIEHGSVYCLGDFEIRARLVQDPAMFEGDIGLPQAAGSIIPDDAFLDLDPLTALDQQERVYAEVDDLTAVLRPSTAQAQQRDYAQIDEENLLVPELVMPTPAPQPKVAPEPERLPPTFWEKFSDALGVRVDDLDDDAREALALNAAKLLKQSVGSLQQALRTRSELKNELRLALTTVQSAGNNPLKHGLDTSETLTALLRGGKPGQLPAEQAINRSFRDLQAHQVALLAASRAAVQGMFEQFAPEQLTMRFERNGRKPLLPTDGGRWRAYRRLHASLEQNDDWSDRLFARDFASAYEEQVRLIATLNTDLQG